The proteins below are encoded in one region of Ereboglobus luteus:
- a CDS encoding DUF11 domain-containing protein gives MKPISKIKITGLAFGVVAFLATNLMAVPQSKQYPEYPQSNPAPAIEATATAPAKAYTEAPPAAAPTRPAATKTTTTTTTTKTTVTESKPATVVTTTTESKPAYVAPVSTGAIGNRFDSNLYTIEKTLLSAPGEVGSAYQYRVRVTALADITEVRVTEHLPEGATYVGSTPDVAKSGNDLNWGYASMRKGEQQDTVITVRPNMEGEFLTATKVCVDPVARLGFRAGSPRLAVEKIGPREAELDNRIDYTVRVSNVGTATAKDVVVVDNLPSGLRGNEAQPTYAIGTIAAGETKTVNIPVTAASQGQWVNKATVTASNAASVSAESPVNVVLSRIGVTKTGPERQTITRNATYTIAVTNEGSSTLNNITVTDDLPKGSKLVSASDAPVTQNNNQVVWNVASLAPAQSVTRNVTITAAEPMTTTNKVTARTGKGLTATAAATTIWDGPPGVLTEIIDNVDPIRVGDPVTYTIRITNQGAYREVNSQIRVIFSDEITPVTCSDKTATITGKVVTLPDMLLKPRGVITFKIEAKGAQEGVATTRLEFNSSFLPKPINKDETTYVY, from the coding sequence ATGAAACCGATAAGTAAAATCAAGATCACCGGTCTCGCATTCGGCGTCGTCGCGTTTTTGGCCACCAATTTGATGGCCGTTCCGCAGTCGAAGCAGTATCCGGAGTATCCGCAAAGTAATCCGGCTCCGGCTATTGAAGCCACAGCTACCGCTCCTGCAAAAGCCTACACCGAGGCTCCTCCCGCCGCAGCTCCCACCAGACCTGCCGCAACCAAGACCACCACGACCACAACTACTACCAAGACCACCGTCACCGAGTCCAAGCCGGCCACCGTCGTTACCACAACGACCGAGAGCAAGCCCGCTTATGTTGCTCCCGTGAGCACCGGTGCGATTGGTAACCGTTTTGACTCCAACCTTTACACCATTGAAAAGACGCTGCTCAGCGCTCCCGGCGAAGTCGGTTCCGCTTATCAGTATCGCGTGCGTGTCACGGCGCTGGCCGACATCACGGAAGTCCGCGTCACGGAGCACCTTCCCGAAGGTGCGACCTACGTGGGTTCCACGCCCGACGTTGCCAAGAGCGGCAACGACCTCAACTGGGGTTATGCCTCGATGCGCAAAGGCGAGCAGCAAGACACCGTCATCACCGTCCGCCCGAACATGGAAGGCGAGTTCCTGACCGCCACCAAGGTTTGCGTTGATCCCGTGGCCCGCCTCGGCTTCCGCGCCGGCTCCCCGCGTCTTGCCGTCGAAAAGATCGGCCCGCGCGAGGCCGAGCTCGACAACAGAATCGACTACACAGTGCGCGTTTCCAACGTCGGCACGGCCACCGCCAAGGATGTTGTCGTTGTTGACAACCTCCCCTCCGGTCTGCGCGGCAACGAAGCACAGCCCACCTACGCCATCGGCACCATCGCCGCCGGCGAGACCAAGACCGTTAACATTCCCGTCACTGCCGCCTCGCAAGGCCAGTGGGTCAACAAGGCCACCGTCACCGCCAGCAACGCGGCATCGGTCAGCGCCGAGTCGCCCGTCAATGTTGTCCTTTCCCGCATTGGCGTGACCAAGACCGGTCCGGAGCGCCAGACGATCACCCGCAACGCCACTTACACGATTGCCGTCACCAACGAGGGCAGCTCGACGCTCAACAACATCACTGTTACGGATGACCTTCCGAAGGGCTCGAAGCTCGTCTCGGCCTCCGATGCGCCTGTCACCCAGAACAACAACCAGGTTGTCTGGAACGTCGCCTCGCTCGCGCCGGCCCAGAGCGTGACCCGCAACGTCACCATCACCGCCGCCGAGCCGATGACCACCACCAACAAGGTCACCGCCCGCACCGGCAAGGGTCTGACCGCCACCGCGGCCGCCACCACCATCTGGGACGGACCTCCGGGCGTGCTCACCGAGATCATCGACAATGTTGACCCGATCCGCGTTGGCGATCCTGTCACCTACACGATCCGCATCACCAATCAGGGTGCCTATCGTGAAGTCAACAGCCAGATCCGCGTAATCTTCAGCGATGAAATCACGCCGGTCACCTGCTCCGACAAGACCGCAACCATCACCGGCAAGGTGGTCACACTGCCCGACATGCTCCTCAAGCCGCGCGGCGTCATCACCTTCAAGATTGAAGCCAAGGGCGCGCAGGAAGGTGTCGCCACGACCCGCCTCGAGTTCAACTCGTCGTTCCTCCCGAAGCCGATCAACAAGGACGAAACGACCTACGTTTACTAA
- a CDS encoding ABC transporter permease gives MQTNLKIALRFLLAKKRSMLMSLVGIAMGVAFIILTQAITSGFQEFFVRTIIGTDGPMRVEDKMFQNMTPAVGAVDAQGRPVGSVTVESNRKYQEGVAEPRLLGEAIKRFPDVTNVSAVLRGNIGIQSATREDAGQVFGIELDDHLAVSDLAHQITIGGIDDFRRAPSGVLVGSVLASRLGLRPGDSVLISYAGHSTRYKVSAIYETGIRDIDKVRVFMHMQEARILLNRPYGATYLQVGLRDINKAPEMAEQVSLMTDHVAKSWQEREQIWLAVFQFFRVMAAIIVFTIIVVSGLGMFNTLFMIVMEKTKEIAILRSMGFTRGDIAFVFMMQGMMVLVLGVTIGCALGALATWGVSSMPMPNTGLFAADHIVVAWRALHYLGAASASAIVVLIASLLPARRAAELEPAAIIRGASQ, from the coding sequence ATGCAAACGAACCTGAAAATCGCGCTGCGCTTTTTGCTGGCGAAAAAGCGTTCCATGTTGATGAGCCTTGTGGGCATCGCGATGGGGGTTGCGTTTATTATATTAACACAGGCGATCACGAGCGGATTTCAGGAGTTTTTTGTTCGCACAATCATCGGCACCGACGGGCCGATGCGCGTCGAGGACAAGATGTTTCAAAACATGACTCCGGCGGTCGGGGCTGTTGACGCCCAGGGCCGCCCGGTCGGGAGCGTGACCGTGGAAAGCAATCGCAAGTATCAGGAGGGCGTGGCCGAGCCGCGATTGCTGGGCGAGGCGATCAAGCGTTTCCCTGATGTCACAAACGTGTCCGCCGTGTTGCGCGGCAACATCGGCATCCAGTCGGCGACGCGCGAGGACGCGGGGCAGGTTTTTGGCATCGAGCTGGACGACCATCTGGCGGTTTCCGACCTGGCGCACCAGATTACAATCGGCGGCATTGATGATTTCAGGCGCGCGCCCTCCGGCGTGCTTGTCGGCTCGGTGCTGGCCAGCCGGCTCGGGCTCAGGCCGGGGGATTCCGTGTTAATATCATACGCCGGGCATTCGACGCGTTACAAAGTGTCGGCGATTTATGAAACCGGAATTCGCGACATAGACAAGGTGCGCGTTTTTATGCACATGCAGGAGGCGCGCATATTATTAAACCGCCCCTACGGCGCGACGTATTTGCAAGTCGGTTTGCGCGATATAAACAAGGCGCCCGAAATGGCGGAGCAGGTCTCGCTGATGACGGATCATGTGGCGAAGAGCTGGCAGGAGCGCGAGCAGATTTGGCTGGCGGTTTTTCAGTTTTTCCGGGTCATGGCGGCGATTATAGTATTTACTATAATAGTGGTTTCGGGGCTGGGCATGTTTAACACGCTTTTCATGATCGTCATGGAGAAAACGAAGGAGATTGCGATTTTGCGCTCAATGGGTTTCACGCGCGGCGACATCGCGTTTGTGTTCATGATGCAGGGGATGATGGTGCTCGTGCTGGGCGTGACAATCGGGTGCGCGCTGGGCGCGCTGGCGACTTGGGGCGTTTCGAGCATGCCCATGCCGAACACGGGTTTGTTTGCCGCCGACCATATTGTCGTGGCGTGGCGCGCGCTGCATTATTTGGGCGCGGCGTCGGCGTCGGCGATTGTTGTGCTGATTGCGAGCTTGCTGCCGGCGCGGCGCGCGGCCGAGCTTGAGCCGGCGGCGATCATCCGGGGGGCGTCACAATGA
- a CDS encoding efflux RND transporter periplasmic adaptor subunit: protein MKLKRILIIPGVLAVAAAVGFWVYYQRLPVAVVDSVKRGTAMRVVPANILVTESFSMDIKSEAGGRILKSNVQLGQEVRAGDVLYQIDTKDLELDIERTESEYRAFKDSIALGSPRRFEIAAAEESVKNSTRLAEQGRISQQELDRAKRALEQLKFHLANEEISNRQRLESFELSLKTKRRSLEKMAVVVANDGTISEIVARAGDLVGGGQVLCRVISRERLVQAQISEENFSGVRPGLPVNMQLLGYGGQQFKASVERVLPNADEKTRRYIAYLKADIPEDRLVPGLTGEASITVDQHNDVLIADRRALLGNSVFAVRDNRAFKVGVSTGFSGLNNVEILDGLSESDEIIVDFPATFRDGQRVRVARPAAR, encoded by the coding sequence ATGAAATTGAAACGCATTTTAATAATACCGGGGGTTCTCGCGGTGGCGGCCGCGGTTGGATTCTGGGTGTATTACCAGAGGCTGCCCGTGGCGGTTGTCGATTCCGTGAAACGGGGGACGGCCATGCGCGTGGTGCCCGCCAACATACTCGTCACCGAGTCGTTCAGCATGGATATAAAGAGCGAGGCGGGCGGGCGCATATTAAAAAGCAATGTGCAGCTCGGGCAGGAGGTGCGGGCGGGCGATGTTTTGTATCAAATCGACACGAAGGACCTCGAGCTCGACATCGAGCGCACGGAGTCGGAATACAGGGCGTTCAAGGACAGCATCGCGCTCGGCTCGCCGAGGCGCTTCGAGATTGCCGCCGCCGAGGAGTCCGTGAAAAACAGCACGCGGCTTGCCGAGCAGGGGCGCATTTCCCAGCAGGAGCTGGACCGCGCCAAGCGCGCCTTGGAGCAGCTCAAGTTTCACCTGGCCAACGAGGAAATATCAAACCGGCAGAGGCTCGAAAGTTTCGAATTGTCGCTGAAAACCAAAAGGCGCTCGCTCGAAAAGATGGCGGTCGTCGTGGCGAACGACGGCACGATATCCGAGATTGTCGCGCGCGCGGGCGATCTTGTCGGCGGCGGGCAGGTGTTGTGCCGCGTCATTTCGCGAGAGCGGCTTGTGCAGGCGCAGATCAGCGAGGAGAATTTCTCGGGTGTGCGCCCCGGCCTGCCCGTGAACATGCAATTGCTCGGTTACGGCGGGCAGCAGTTCAAGGCCTCGGTTGAGCGCGTGCTTCCCAATGCGGATGAAAAAACGCGGCGCTATATTGCCTACTTGAAGGCTGATATTCCGGAGGATCGCCTTGTGCCGGGGCTCACGGGCGAGGCCAGCATCACGGTGGACCAGCATAATGATGTGTTGATCGCCGACAGGCGCGCGCTGCTGGGCAATTCCGTTTTTGCCGTGCGCGACAATCGTGCGTTCAAGGTTGGCGTGAGCACGGGTTTCTCGGGGTTGAACAATGTCGAGATCCTCGACGGCTTGAGCGAAAGCGATGAGATTATAGTGGATTTCCCCGCGACGTTTCGCGACGGACAGCGCGTGCGTGTCGCAAGGCCGGCGGCGCGCTAA
- a CDS encoding TolC family protein, with product MAFFNAHINRWPVLKAFLWMIVLGCGIVFGAQEDAPASETGVARLQAELPERKLPVLEEMLRKGLVNGPDIIMKEWLAAVAREEVTVGRAPMLPNVSAWARPGVIYEQHRESGSKDRTVTSILFNVGFYQPLYHWGALEKNYQIAQIRKAIADRNVAETRRVLAVDLRRRYFDFVLVANDLRLARLKLERVQKDREYVRQSIDDGSLAPAEIDGANREVDLQLPEVARLENEYAALRATLVQITGMTATQIDRLPVEIPPLADIGEALAAMSGSVSAPPSARAEEMADAARIEKLNYEIAKKRLYPKIGVELSVNQDDRRDAGDTFGQKSLVTSWNALLAVNWSLFDGFASQATRRASLNRLRAYETSRAQIEQQEDAERRAETARLMIAWQRLQNSERDLDRTRGHLDLTEQDFASGMRSQRDVDDARTSFNHATHGIHAARAQFYTTLASYLSNRGQDPVARDRGNAGAGD from the coding sequence ATGGCTTTTTTCAACGCACACATCAACAGGTGGCCCGTCTTAAAGGCGTTCCTTTGGATGATTGTGCTTGGATGCGGAATAGTTTTCGGGGCGCAGGAGGATGCGCCGGCGAGTGAGACCGGCGTGGCGCGTTTGCAGGCGGAACTGCCGGAGCGCAAACTGCCCGTGCTCGAAGAGATGCTGCGCAAGGGGCTCGTGAACGGGCCGGATATTATCATGAAGGAATGGCTGGCGGCGGTGGCGCGCGAGGAGGTGACGGTGGGTCGCGCCCCGATGCTGCCCAACGTGAGCGCGTGGGCGCGCCCGGGGGTGATTTACGAGCAGCACCGCGAATCCGGCTCGAAAGACCGCACCGTGACCTCGATTCTGTTCAACGTGGGTTTTTACCAGCCGCTGTATCATTGGGGGGCGCTGGAGAAAAATTACCAGATTGCTCAAATCCGAAAGGCGATTGCTGACCGCAATGTCGCCGAGACGCGGCGGGTGCTCGCGGTGGATTTGCGCCGGCGGTATTTCGATTTTGTGCTCGTGGCAAATGACTTGAGGCTTGCCCGCCTGAAGCTGGAGCGAGTCCAAAAAGACCGCGAATATGTGCGGCAGTCGATTGACGACGGCTCGCTCGCCCCGGCTGAGATTGACGGCGCGAATCGCGAAGTCGATTTGCAGTTGCCCGAGGTTGCGCGGCTTGAAAACGAATATGCGGCGTTGCGCGCGACGCTTGTGCAAATCACCGGAATGACGGCGACGCAGATCGACCGTCTGCCCGTGGAAATCCCCCCGCTTGCCGACATCGGGGAGGCGTTGGCGGCGATGTCCGGGAGCGTGAGCGCGCCGCCTTCCGCGCGGGCCGAGGAGATGGCCGACGCGGCAAGGATCGAGAAGCTCAATTACGAAATCGCCAAAAAACGCCTGTATCCAAAGATTGGAGTCGAACTCTCGGTCAACCAGGACGACCGGCGCGACGCGGGCGACACGTTCGGGCAAAAGTCGCTCGTGACAAGCTGGAACGCGTTGCTTGCGGTGAACTGGTCGCTGTTCGATGGGTTTGCATCGCAAGCCACCCGCCGCGCCTCGCTCAACCGCCTGCGCGCCTACGAAACCAGCCGCGCCCAAATCGAGCAGCAGGAGGACGCCGAGCGGCGCGCGGAAACGGCCAGGTTGATGATTGCGTGGCAGCGGTTGCAAAACTCCGAGCGCGATTTGGACAGGACGCGCGGACACTTGGATCTTACCGAGCAGGATTTCGCGAGCGGCATGCGTTCGCAGCGCGATGTCGATGACGCGCGGACGTCCTTCAATCACGCGACGCACGGCATCCACGCGGCGCGCGCGCAGTTTTATACAACACTGGCGTCGTATTTGTCGAATCGCGGGCAGGATCCGGTTGCGCGGGATCGCGGAAACGCGGGCGCGGGAGATTGA
- a CDS encoding serine hydrolase domain-containing protein, protein MKTRTTLRLQMLLLGLCLLSALQCPAQTQPAKLAPVYPGKTWSSADAPEKYGWSPEKLQQARAYSGTIATEAVMIVHKGVILDQWGATTKRLNTHSIRKSFISALYGIAVEAGQISVDDTLEKLDIDDRAPSLTADEKQATVGDLLKARSGVYHPAAYETASMKKKRPARGAHPRGAFWYYNNWDFNALGGIYEKVAKQNVFDAFRQHIAAPLQMEDFQVPADTKFVNEPASDFPAYVFRMSARDMARFGLLYLRNGKWADKQILSEKWVRESVAAYSKTGGSGGYGYLWWVAVDGRHYPGVKLPDGSYSARGAGGHCILILPEYDLVIVHRVNTDIPNKVTSAQLGKLLKLILDAKPTDFK, encoded by the coding sequence ATGAAAACCCGCACAACCCTTCGATTGCAGATGCTTCTGCTTGGCCTCTGCCTGCTTTCGGCGCTCCAATGCCCGGCACAAACGCAACCCGCGAAACTGGCGCCTGTTTACCCCGGTAAAACATGGTCGAGCGCCGACGCGCCCGAAAAATACGGCTGGTCCCCGGAAAAACTGCAACAAGCCCGCGCCTACTCCGGAACCATCGCCACCGAGGCGGTGATGATTGTGCACAAGGGCGTCATTCTCGACCAATGGGGCGCCACGACCAAACGCCTCAATACTCACTCGATCAGAAAAAGCTTCATCAGCGCGCTCTACGGCATCGCCGTGGAAGCCGGGCAAATAAGCGTGGACGACACACTCGAAAAACTCGACATTGACGACCGAGCCCCTTCGCTCACAGCCGACGAAAAACAAGCCACTGTGGGCGACTTGCTCAAGGCCCGCTCGGGCGTTTATCACCCCGCCGCCTATGAAACAGCGTCCATGAAAAAAAAGCGCCCCGCGCGAGGCGCTCATCCGCGAGGCGCATTCTGGTATTACAACAACTGGGACTTTAACGCGCTCGGAGGCATTTACGAAAAAGTCGCGAAACAAAACGTCTTCGACGCCTTCCGGCAACACATCGCCGCCCCGCTCCAAATGGAGGACTTTCAGGTCCCGGCGGACACCAAGTTTGTCAACGAGCCCGCGTCCGATTTCCCGGCGTATGTCTTCCGCATGTCCGCGCGCGACATGGCGCGTTTTGGCCTGCTTTATTTGCGCAACGGCAAATGGGCGGACAAACAAATCCTGTCCGAAAAATGGGTGCGCGAAAGCGTCGCGGCATATTCCAAAACCGGCGGTTCGGGCGGTTATGGATACCTGTGGTGGGTCGCGGTCGACGGGCGTCATTATCCCGGTGTGAAACTGCCCGACGGCTCCTACTCGGCGCGCGGCGCCGGCGGCCACTGCATTTTGATCCTTCCGGAATACGACCTCGTGATCGTCCACCGGGTGAACACCGACATCCCCAACAAAGTAACCTCGGCCCAACTTGGCAAACTGCTCAAACTCATCCTCGACGCAAAACCAACAGATTTCAAATAA
- a CDS encoding rhamnogalacturonidase, translated as MSKARASKSVPDIPLSYSVRAHGAACDGKTLDTAAINRAIEAASAAGGGTVHFPAGSYLSATIRLRSNITLHLDAGAKIIAADTGYDAPEPNKWGDLKYQDFGHSHWANSLIHGDGLENIAITGQGLIDGRGLNRGWGATEGSGNKTIALRLCRNVTLRDFSVYHGGHFALLATGVDNLTIDNLRIDTNRDALDIDCCRHVRISNCSLNTPNDDAIVLKTSYALGEVRPTEHVTITNCSVTGYDLGTLLDGTYQRTLAHSPDRDGPTGRIKFGTESNGPFRNITISNIVFDRSRGIALESVDGSEIEDVAISNITMRDVSNAPLFIRLGNRARGPKGTPVGSIKRVTIDNLVASDADGRFPAFIISGIPGHHIENIRLSNIRVETRGGLTMKEIAAQPDALVNAFFLRGGAPGVQGKRAPFAVPERDNAYPEPSMFGLLPATALYARHVKNLQLHNVEVATAQPDERPALVLEDIDGITLRNVTLPEPAKAKSAWARLTEVKNFIHNDAKPKTVVKTTELKK; from the coding sequence ATGTCCAAAGCCCGCGCCAGCAAATCCGTCCCCGACATTCCGCTTTCGTATTCCGTCCGTGCCCACGGCGCCGCCTGCGACGGCAAAACACTCGACACCGCCGCCATCAACCGCGCCATCGAAGCCGCGTCCGCCGCGGGCGGCGGCACCGTCCACTTCCCCGCCGGTTCGTATCTCTCCGCGACAATCCGCCTGCGCAGCAACATCACACTCCACCTCGACGCCGGCGCAAAAATCATCGCCGCCGACACCGGCTACGACGCCCCCGAGCCCAACAAATGGGGCGACCTCAAATATCAGGACTTCGGCCACTCGCACTGGGCCAACTCGCTCATCCACGGCGACGGCCTCGAAAACATCGCCATCACCGGCCAGGGCCTCATCGACGGGCGCGGGCTCAACCGCGGCTGGGGCGCGACCGAGGGCTCCGGCAACAAAACCATCGCGCTGCGCCTCTGCCGCAACGTCACCCTGCGCGATTTTTCCGTTTACCACGGCGGCCACTTCGCGCTCCTCGCCACCGGCGTTGACAACCTCACCATCGACAACCTCCGCATCGACACCAACCGCGACGCGCTCGACATCGACTGCTGCCGCCACGTCCGCATTTCCAACTGCTCCCTCAACACCCCTAACGACGACGCCATCGTCCTCAAAACCTCCTACGCCCTCGGCGAAGTCCGCCCCACCGAGCACGTCACGATCACGAACTGCTCCGTCACCGGCTACGACCTCGGCACCCTCCTCGACGGCACCTACCAGCGCACCCTCGCCCACTCGCCCGACCGCGACGGCCCGACCGGACGCATCAAATTCGGCACCGAGTCCAACGGCCCCTTCCGCAACATCACCATCTCAAACATCGTCTTCGACCGCTCGCGCGGCATCGCGCTCGAAAGCGTTGACGGCTCCGAAATCGAGGACGTTGCCATCAGCAACATCACCATGCGCGACGTGTCGAACGCCCCGCTCTTCATCCGCCTCGGCAACCGCGCCCGCGGCCCCAAGGGCACGCCCGTCGGCTCGATCAAGCGCGTCACCATCGACAACCTCGTCGCCTCCGACGCCGACGGCCGCTTCCCCGCCTTCATCATTAGCGGCATCCCCGGCCATCACATTGAAAACATCCGCCTCTCCAACATCCGCGTCGAGACGCGCGGCGGCCTGACGATGAAGGAAATCGCCGCGCAACCCGACGCGCTCGTCAACGCCTTCTTCCTGCGCGGCGGCGCGCCCGGCGTGCAAGGCAAGCGCGCGCCCTTCGCGGTGCCCGAGCGCGACAACGCCTATCCCGAGCCGAGCATGTTCGGTCTCCTGCCGGCGACCGCGCTCTACGCGCGCCACGTCAAAAACCTCCAGCTCCACAACGTCGAAGTCGCCACGGCGCAACCCGACGAACGCCCCGCGCTGGTGCTTGAGGACATCGACGGCATCACGCTGCGCAACGTCACGCTTCCCGAGCCCGCCAAGGCAAAGTCCGCCTGGGCGCGTTTGACCGAAGTGAAAAACTTCATCCACAACGACGCCAAACCCAAAACCGTCGTCAAAACAACGGAGTTGAAAAAATAG
- a CDS encoding ABC transporter ATP-binding protein → MSAINNKDNNIIQPENPAGEVALRCEKLVRHLGEGEARVHVLREVSFSARRGSVTAIVGPSGCGKSTLLYLLGLLDRPEGGEIWIGGRDVAQAGDDERTAIRNEHIGFVFQFHFLLPEFTALENVMLPMNRLGRWPMAKRLDWARHLLDAVGLGAKTHRLATQLSGGEQQRVAIARALANQPSIILADEPTGNLDVKNSAIVFDLLTRLAKENGQAITLVTHNPEIADRCDRIRTMRDGVFID, encoded by the coding sequence ATGAGCGCGATTAATAATAAGGATAATAATATTATACAACCGGAGAACCCGGCGGGCGAGGTGGCGTTGCGTTGTGAAAAACTCGTGCGTCATCTCGGCGAGGGCGAGGCGCGCGTGCATGTGCTGCGCGAGGTTTCGTTTTCGGCGAGGCGCGGCTCGGTCACGGCGATTGTCGGGCCTTCGGGTTGCGGCAAGAGCACTTTATTATATTTGCTCGGCTTGCTCGACAGGCCGGAGGGTGGGGAAATCTGGATTGGCGGACGCGATGTCGCGCAGGCCGGTGACGACGAGCGCACGGCGATTCGCAACGAGCATATCGGCTTCGTTTTTCAGTTTCACTTCCTGCTGCCGGAGTTTACGGCGCTTGAAAATGTAATGCTGCCGATGAATCGCCTGGGCCGCTGGCCGATGGCGAAACGGCTGGACTGGGCGCGCCATTTGCTCGACGCCGTCGGGCTCGGCGCGAAAACACACCGGCTGGCGACCCAGCTTTCCGGCGGCGAACAACAGCGTGTGGCGATTGCCCGCGCGTTGGCAAACCAACCTTCGATCATTCTGGCGGACGAGCCGACGGGAAACCTTGATGTAAAAAATTCCGCGATTGTGTTCGACCTGCTCACCCGCCTTGCCAAGGAAAACGGCCAGGCGATCACGCTCGTCACCCACAATCCCGAGATTGCGGATCGATGCGACCGCATCCGCACGATGCGCGACGGTGTGTTTATCGATTGA
- a CDS encoding DUF3568 family protein, translating to MSKVPVFFNTQFFQHNTMLKHTIATLLIAACLAFVAGCQNIPLGGENNVGAFNFGEFEGLYNTTAPTVTQTAREAAQQLGLTEVALTEGKFESVIIARDANDLKVQIKVSEANSLQTKIRIRWGTGGDRDQSIKFYNTVEKLIASK from the coding sequence TTGTCCAAAGTTCCTGTCTTTTTTAACACTCAGTTTTTCCAGCACAACACCATGCTCAAGCACACCATAGCCACCCTCCTCATCGCCGCCTGTCTCGCCTTTGTCGCAGGCTGCCAAAACATCCCGCTCGGCGGGGAAAACAACGTCGGCGCGTTCAACTTCGGTGAATTCGAAGGCCTCTACAACACGACCGCGCCCACCGTCACCCAGACCGCCCGCGAAGCCGCGCAGCAACTCGGCCTAACCGAGGTCGCCCTCACCGAGGGCAAGTTTGAATCCGTAATCATTGCCCGCGACGCGAACGACCTGAAGGTGCAAATCAAAGTCTCCGAGGCCAACAGCCTCCAGACCAAGATTCGCATCCGCTGGGGCACCGGCGGCGACCGCGACCAGTCGATCAAGTTCTACAACACAGTCGAAAAGCTCATCGCCTCCAAATAA